The following coding sequences lie in one Apium graveolens cultivar Ventura chromosome 1, ASM990537v1, whole genome shotgun sequence genomic window:
- the LOC141707849 gene encoding uncharacterized protein LOC141707849: MDGENQNNNENQGNNDEGGNVFDQLAETLAVLVNQQPKPNIVSQFKRLNPPTFDGATDPAIVEMWIQEMEKAFGLLGSNEEQKVTLAVYQLQGSAYDWWLMEKRKNETTNLEENHEPYTWAKFKKALEDKYFPRTVRLQKERDFIRLQQGGRTVIEYEAEFAKLAKYASTLVADESSRARRLEEGLRSDIRNSVASFELQTYEAVLNKALVIERGLAESEKASGSWNKRRFTQTSGQSFQGGPLKKPHVYDNIGGQGDRERCSRCGKNHPDKVCRWNTGACFHCGEVGHKISNCPHNPPPPPRKEADNKMGKGRVFQLTGNENYRN; this comes from the coding sequence ATGGATGGAGAAAATCAGAACAACAATGAAAATCAGGGCAATAATGATGAAGGAGGAAACGTCTTTGACCAGCTGGCTGAAACTTTAGCTGTGCTTGTGAATCAGCAACCAAAGCCCAACATCGTTTCTCAGTTCAAGCGTTTGAACCCGCCAACTTTTGATGGAGCTACAGACCCGGCTATCGTTGAGATGTGGATCcaagagatggaaaaagctttcGGACTTCTGGGGAGCAATGAGGAACAGAAGGTAACCTTAGCTGTGTACCAATTGCAAGGAAGCGCTTACGACTGGTGGCTTATGGAAAAGAGGAAGAATGAGACGACAAATCTTGAAGAAAATCATGAACCGTACACTTGGGCAAAGTTCAAGAAGGCTTTAGAGGACAAGTACTTTCCGAGAACAGTTCGTCTGCAGAAAGAGAGGGACTTCATTCGACTTCAACAAGGTGGAAGAACCGTCATTGAATACGAAGCAGAATTTGCAAAGCTTGCGAAGTACGCGTCGACCCTAGTAGCAGATGAGAGCAGTCGAGCACGAAGATTAGAGGAGGGACTTCGAAGTGACATCAGGAATTCAGTGGCGTCGTTTGAACTTCAGACGTACGAGGCTGTCCTCAACAAGGCGTTAGTGATCGAAAGGGGCTTGGCAGAATCTGAAAAGGCGTCTGGCAGTTGGAATAAGAGGCGGTTCACTCAAACTAGTGGGCAATCTTTTCAAGGGGGACCACTCAAGAAGCCACACGTGTACGATAACATCGGAGGTCAAGGTGATCGAGAAAGGTGTTCGAGGTGCGGCAAGAATCATCCCGACAAAGTCTGCCGTTGGAATACTGGTGCTTGTTTCCATTGCGGAGAAGTAGGACACAAGATTTCGAATTGTCCGCACAACCCGCCACCGCCACCAAGGAAGGAAGCAGATAACAAGATGGGCAAGGGGCGTGTGTTCCAGCTCACAGGAAATGAAAACTATCGCAATTAA
- the LOC141707855 gene encoding uncharacterized protein LOC141707855, whose product MEVIIQSSETGAEEFNFARLFPPPMPNSDSTDFAFYFSGHLQVPADVLFDGGMIRPLKLLPRSQYQHNIATYSPRSPRSPKRMLSKSVFVAPQHEKTYHGDYPLLTKPTEEHEEQPLPVLVKQTSKDTTSSSSSSLSSSSSLSSIWSRRWKLTDLFMPLGSSSKDDSASIIRSHKKDTNEWSFRSESSCKSGSSSRGGACRRKGRVSAHEWHYKQNRAASEEMRRKTFLPYKKNLLGCIDIDTPGVLEFSRGRGVEITC is encoded by the coding sequence ATGGAAGTGATTATACAATCTTCAGAAACAGGTGCTGAGGAGTTCAATTTTGCAAGGCTATTCCCACCTCCTATGCCTAATTCAGATAGTACAGATTTTGCATTCTATTTCAGTGGACATTTACAAGTACCAGCTGATGTGCTTTTTGATGGAGGAATGATTAGGCCTTTAAAGCTACTCCCACGCTCTCAATACCAACACAACATTGCAACTTATTCTCCCAGATCTCCTCGTTCCCCTAAACGAATGCTTTCGAAATCTGTTTTTGTGGCACCACAACACGAAAAGACATATCATGGTGACTATCCATTGCTCACAAAACCAACTGAAGAACATGAAGAGCAACCACTGCCAGTTCTTGTAAAACAAACTTCGAAAGATacgacatcttcatcttcatcaagtTTGAGTTCCAGTTCGAGTTTGAGTTCAATCTGGTCAAGAAGATGGAAGTTGACCGACTTGTTTATGCCCCTAGGATCTTCATCCAAAGATGACTCTGCCTCTATTATTAGAAGTCATAAAAAGGATACGAATGAATGGAGTTTTAGGTCAGAAAGTAGTTGCAAGTCAGGGTCATCGTCGAGAGGCGGCGCGTGCAGAAGAAAGGGGAGAGTGTCTGCTCATGAATGGCATTATAAGCAGAATAGGGCAGCATCCGAGGAGATGAGGAGGAAGACTTTCTTGCCCTACAAGAAAAATCTGCTAGGCTGCATAGATATTGATACGCCAGGTGTTCTTGAGTTTTCTAGGGGACGTGGAGTTGAAATTACATGTTAG